Below is a genomic region from Miscanthus floridulus cultivar M001 chromosome 1, ASM1932011v1, whole genome shotgun sequence.
tacccaagtcaacttcggtcttcctctgcctctcttcacgttactattctggcttaggattccactacgcaccgatgcctctggaggtctccgttggacatgtccaaaccatctcagccggtgttggacaagcttttcttcaattggtgctacccctaatctatcacgtatatcatcgttccgaactcgatcccttcttgtatgaccgcaaatccaacgcaacatatgcatttccgcgacacttatctgttgaaagGGAAACCGTTGAAGATTTGATCTTTACAGCGCTCACCTTGCAATagtattgtttcagctgttcGCACTATACCATATTAATATTCAGTTAATCATTTCTATCCAGATCTTATTTAGCTTTCCTTTAGAATTGGAATTGAGTTATTCCCTAAGAAAACATAACTAAGACCCAGGTCGGCTCAATTGGGCTAGTTAGGGGGTAAGTCTAGGCTTACCACTCGGTGTAACTGTTTCATTCTCTTCCTCTTAATGAAGAAATGCTACAGCATGTTTGAGGAAAAAAAACACCCAAGGTTGGCTCTTCATTGGCAATAATTTCTCTGCCTCTTCTCTTCAAGATTGAGTGATATTTTGTCCCCCTAGATATTCTGGTTCTTTCACTGAAATGCAATGCCTAGATTTCCCTGTGAAACAGAACATGCATGCTATTAATTCTGTTCCAAGCTCCTAGTGCCCATAAGCAAAGAATGGCTGATCCTTTGTCTCTTTTGTCTTGTCATATAATATTTGATCTGCAATGTGCAGTATGCTTATCTTGCTACTATATTTGGTTCCCTTAACAACAACAAAATGTGGCATTGTTCTATGCAGAAGAAGAGCAATACCCCTGCTTACCAAAACAGATGTGTCTTGCGTCTTATTCTGTACCATGTCTGTGTGAACCTGCCTGTCATGATTTTCTCGTACCCTGCCTTCAGATTCATGGGTCTTAGGAGCTCTCTTCCTCTACCACGTTGGTATGCACTCACTCCTCTCTCCTGGCTAAAGCACCTCACGTATTTTAGTTACCTTATTGCTAGTATTCTTCATCTCACTATCTCAGCATGTAAATATGAAAGCACCAATGTTCGAGTTGGAGAAGAAATATATCTCAATCTACTTTTTTGCAGGACGGTTGTTGTATCTCAAGTTCTTTTCTACTTTGTCCTTGAGGATTTTATATTCTACTGGGGGCACAGGGCACTGCATACGAAATGGCTATACAAACATGTTCACAGCGTCCACCACGAGTAAGTGATATTGCTTCATTGCATCTTACTTTACATGTTGCAACATTTTCTAGTCTATGACAGAAAAAATCCTTGCAGGTACGCCACACCCTTTGGTTTAACTTCTGAATATGCCCACCCAGCTGAAATTTTGTTCCTGGGATTCGCCACAGTTGTTGGTCCTGCTCTTACTGGCCCTCATCTGTTCACCTTGTGGCTGTGGATGGTGTTGAGGGTATTGGAGACAGTTGAAGCTCACAGCGGCTATCACTTCCCATGGAGCCCATCAAATTTCCTGCCACTGTATGGCGGGTAAGTAAGCTAGATCATTGTTTTCATTTTCCCCTCTTAAAAGGGACTGTGTTTGTTTATTTGAAGCTGAACGTTTTACCGTGTGCTCAACTTTTGTCATGATGAATAGCTCGGACTTCCATGACTACCATCACCGTGTGCTGTACACAAAGTCAGGGAACTATGCCTCGACATTTGTTTACATGGACTGGTGAGGATCCATAGCATGACTGTGTTGAGTTGTGCAGGGGCTCTAAACTCCGCCATTACGTAAGAAGCTCATTGGTTGTGTTTCAGGTTGTTCGGGACGGACAAGGATTATCGCAAGGCAAAGACCATTGAGGAGAAAGAAGGGAAGAATCTGTAGATTGTGGAATCTGCTTAGTGAAGCTAAGACCCAGGTCGGCTCAATTGGGCTAGTTAGGGGGTAAGTCTAGGCTTACCACTCGGTGTAACTGTTTCATTCTCTTCCTCTTAATGAAGAAATGCTACAGCATGTTTGAGGAAAAAAAACACCCAAGGTTGGCTCTTCATTGGCAATAATTTCTCTGCCTCTTCTCTTCAAGATTGAGTGATATTTTGTCCCCCTAGATATTCTGGTTCTTTCACTGAAATGCAATGCCTAGATTTCCCTGTGAAACAGAACATGCATGCTATTAATTCTGTTCCAAGC
It encodes:
- the LOC136508718 gene encoding very-long-chain aldehyde decarbonylase GL1-11 isoform X1, encoding MAAPMSAIESAWQVLIANFSEFQLATVVTFLLHETVFFLSGLPSLLFERFGLFAKYKIQKKSNTPAYQNRCVLRLILYHVCVNLPVMIFSYPAFRFMGLRSSLPLPRWTVVVSQVLFYFVLEDFIFYWGHRALHTKWLYKHVHSVHHEYATPFGLTSEYAHPAEILFLGFATVVGPALTGPHLFTLWLWMVLRVLETVEAHSGYHFPWSPSNFLPLYGGSDFHDYHHRVLYTKSGNYASTFVYMDWLFGTDKDYRKAKTIEEKEGKNL
- the LOC136508718 gene encoding very-long-chain aldehyde decarbonylase GL1-11 isoform X2 codes for the protein MQVLIANFSEFQLATVVTFLLHETVFFLSGLPSLLFERFGLFAKYKIQKKSNTPAYQNRCVLRLILYHVCVNLPVMIFSYPAFRFMGLRSSLPLPRWTVVVSQVLFYFVLEDFIFYWGHRALHTKWLYKHVHSVHHEYATPFGLTSEYAHPAEILFLGFATVVGPALTGPHLFTLWLWMVLRVLETVEAHSGYHFPWSPSNFLPLYGGSDFHDYHHRVLYTKSGNYASTFVYMDWLFGTDKDYRKAKTIEEKEGKNL